In a single window of the Papaver somniferum cultivar HN1 chromosome 8, ASM357369v1, whole genome shotgun sequence genome:
- the LOC113306497 gene encoding F-box/LRR-repeat protein At3g58900-like, which produces MVEKISSFGNEENEVDRISMLPNELIHHIMSFSDTKYGVQTCVLSKRWIHIWKSLPFLNFDCCYYPSVYARPVKFNNFINGVFKLRNDCDIQWFRLRFYKFSSSATASVSRWVDTAVEHNVQEVTLKFHQAYNSVMTYEIPLRLLNCKSLKKLTLLSYGSDVHIVLPNSMSLPQLMFMCLGGIALSNAGLSKRLFSSCPLLETLNLVNCDIQTDNQGNFTVESLGLKKFEYTYHHSSCDPRYRYRSSTSSSSRRHHLNPKMMKLSSPNLISFTGNYGDKNQQLFAEEKEVNAIHMVKLLVAVYKVEQLDLSPGFLESKTTSMVYIGTHYQHSFHCLDIGKLLDAGDDWEVGFSFPGMLSHLSTVRIEEIVGCDAELKLLSFLLENAKVLEEVTLYPITNSLRRVRNQFMKKLRALPRASSRIKMGMDFTHLVFYNGEVTLDDVLRKPQRVPERSLYKFVIGAETRLEQALALIDMLALEELVEFMRFARMRKNIISSERDHHHELEGMFEEMAECIAMDDAEAAALDAAAASGVAAAPDASAGGGDVAPDTVAAANAPGSP; this is translated from the exons ATGGTAGAAAAAATATCTTCTTTTGGTAATGAAGAAAACGAAGTTGATAGAATCAGTATGTTACCAAATGAACTAATTCATCACATCATGTCTTTCAGTGATACAAAATATGGAGTACAAACTTGCGTTTTATCGAAAAGATGGATTCATATTTGGAAATCTCTACCTTTTCTCAACTTCGATTGTTGTTATTACCCGAGCGTATATGCACGGCCGGTTAAATTTAACAATTTTATTAATGGGGTATTCAAGCTCCGCAATGACTGTGACATCCAATGGTTTAGGTTGAGATTCTATAAATTTAGTAGCAGTGCAACAGCAAGTGTTTCCAGATGGGTCGATACTGCCGTTGAGCATAACGTTCAAGAAGTAAcactaaaatttcatcaggcaTATAATAGTGTTATGACATATGAGATTCCTCTTAGACTGCTTAACTGCAAATCACTGAAAAAGTTGACACTATTGTCTTACGGTTCAGATGTACACATTGTTCTTCCCAATTCAATGAGTTTACCACAGCTTATGTTTATGTGTCTTGGTGGAATTGCACTGTCCAATGCAGGGTTATCGAAAAGGCTCTTTTCAAGCTGTCCACTTCTTGAAACTTTGAACTTAGTTAATTGTGATATACAAACTGATAATCAAGGGAATTTCACTGTTGAGTCTCTCGGTCTTAAGAAGTTTGAATACACTTATCATCATAGTAGTTGTGATCCGAGATATCGTTATCGGAGCAGCACTAGTAGTAGTTCTCGGCGACATCATCTTAATCCTAAAATGATGAAGTTATCTTCCCCTAATCTCATCAGCTTTACCGGTAACTATGGAGATAAAAACCAACAACTGTTCGCCGAGGAAAAAGAAGTGAATGCTATACATATGGTTAAACTTCTTGTGGCCGTTTATAAGGTGGAACAACTCGACTTATCACCTGGATTCCTTGAG TCTAAAACAACTTCAATGGTGTACATCGGTACTCATTATCAGCATTCATTTCATTGTTTGGATATAGGAAAATTGTTAGACGCTGGAGATGATTGGGAGGTAGGATTCTCATTCCCAGGCATGCTGTCTCATCTCAGCACTGTCCGTATTGAAGAAATTGTAGGATGTGATGCGGAGCTCAAACTTTTGAGTTTTTTGTTGGAAAATGCGAAGGTTTTAGAGGAAGTTACTCTTTACCCTATTACTAACTCACTTCGGAGAGTAAGAAATCAATTTATGAAGAAGTTAAGAGCACTTCCAAGAGCTTCTTCACGCATCAAAATGGG AATGGACTTCACACACCTAGTATTTTACAATGGAGAGGTAACCTTGGATGATGTTCTGAGGAAACCACAAAGAGTGCCAGAGAGAAGCCTATATAAGTTTGTTATCGGAGCTGAGACCCGTCTTGAACAAGCCCTCGCATTGATTGATATGCTTGCACTGGAAGAGCTTGTTGAGTTTATGAGGTTCGCTAGGATGaggaaaaacattatttcatctgAGAGGGATCACCACCATGAGTTGGAAGGTATGTTTGAAGAAATGGCTGAATGTATAGCCATGGATGATGCagaagctgctgctcttgatgctgctgctgctagTGGTGTTGCAGCTGCTCCAGATGCTagtgctggtggtggtgatgttGCTCCTGATACTGTTGCTGCTGCAAATGCTCCTGGTTCTCCTTAA